One window from the genome of Pseudonocardia hierapolitana encodes:
- a CDS encoding alpha/beta fold hydrolase — translation MTDSSRIAAAVAALLTAFTACAGPMVPREGNVIDTNGLVAVADTTLHVEQRGEGPPLLLVHGGGEDSSMLAGQAEALAAAGYRVITYDRRGTGRSGRAGWPGGGADQHADDAAALLATLDAAPATVLGVSSGGVVALALAARHPEAVARVVAWEPPASGVLPDAAAINAAIMAPIEAHLRDHPGDYVGAQALLLTVILGVPVSTDAPEFAAARANAEPMIRDEPAITLRPFTAAELSAVPVTVAVGTEPNELVGAASSVLGKLAGVEPEIVAGAGHEVYLTDPPVLTALVGPAGR, via the coding sequence ATGACCGATTCCAGCAGAATCGCGGCTGCGGTCGCAGCCCTGCTCACCGCCTTCACGGCGTGCGCGGGCCCGATGGTTCCCCGGGAGGGAAACGTGATCGACACGAACGGACTCGTCGCCGTAGCGGATACGACCCTGCACGTCGAGCAGCGTGGCGAGGGCCCACCGCTGCTCCTCGTGCACGGTGGCGGCGAGGACAGCTCGATGCTCGCCGGTCAGGCCGAAGCGCTGGCGGCCGCGGGCTACCGGGTGATCACCTACGACCGGCGCGGCACGGGCCGGTCGGGGCGCGCCGGCTGGCCCGGTGGCGGCGCCGACCAGCACGCCGACGACGCCGCCGCGCTGCTCGCCACGCTGGACGCCGCACCCGCGACGGTGCTCGGCGTCAGCTCCGGAGGCGTCGTGGCGCTCGCGCTGGCCGCCCGCCATCCCGAGGCCGTCGCCCGGGTGGTCGCCTGGGAACCGCCCGCCTCGGGCGTGCTGCCCGACGCGGCCGCGATCAACGCGGCGATCATGGCACCGATCGAGGCGCACCTGCGGGATCATCCGGGCGACTACGTCGGCGCCCAGGCGTTGCTGCTCACCGTGATCCTCGGCGTCCCGGTGTCCACCGACGCACCGGAGTTCGCCGCGGCCCGCGCGAACGCCGAACCGATGATCCGCGACGAGCCTGCGATCACCCTGCGTCCGTTCACCGCGGCCGAGCTGTCCGCGGTGCCCGTCACCGTCGCCGTCGGCACGGAACCGAACGAGCTGGTCGGCGCGGCCTCGTCGGTGCTCGGGAAGCTCGCGGGCGTCGAGCCCGAGATCGTGGCGGGTGCCGGGCACGAGGTGTACCTCACCGATCCGCCGGTGCTGACCGCGCTCGTCGGACCTGCAGGCAGGTGA